The proteins below are encoded in one region of Mesotoga infera:
- a CDS encoding glycosyltransferase encodes MGKQKQMTRDTKVPLSTPLVSVIIPAYNAESTIIRTVRSILLQNYENIEVIVVDDGSTDNTANELKSISGDNQRVRLVTQNNQGVSVARNRGIQDARGEYIVFLDSDDFLEPEFVSVLVSIISSTDSDIAFCSYRWVDERGKSMRLVVPKNDEGLVKEGESVLLSIFEGSMSIWTGSAIYRKAFLSKNHLQFVPGAKNGQDREFIWKAVLKAKRIVGTERILSNYVIRNNSLVKNKDISKAHTLGCIRRIGKYLRSNTRNERILSIFEKRIVPRDYTALVYFFAIRGFDKRKLLEIARNSGYRSQLKRIRLRYAKLSEYLATRALLLAPRATILLFRVVGRRLRKDLLD; translated from the coding sequence ATGGGAAAGCAAAAGCAAATGACCAGAGATACAAAAGTACCGCTAAGTACGCCATTGGTATCGGTAATTATTCCAGCCTACAATGCGGAAAGTACAATCATAAGGACTGTCAGATCTATCTTGCTGCAGAATTATGAAAACATTGAAGTCATAGTAGTTGATGATGGGTCTACTGATAACACAGCAAATGAATTGAAAAGCATCTCAGGAGACAATCAACGAGTACGACTAGTGACCCAGAACAACCAAGGTGTTAGTGTTGCAAGAAACAGAGGAATTCAAGATGCAAGAGGAGAATACATTGTGTTCCTTGATTCAGATGACTTTTTGGAGCCTGAGTTTGTTTCAGTTCTGGTTTCAATAATCAGTAGTACAGATTCAGACATTGCTTTCTGCAGCTATAGATGGGTAGATGAACGCGGGAAGAGTATGAGGTTGGTCGTCCCGAAGAATGATGAAGGACTTGTGAAAGAAGGTGAATCTGTACTTCTTTCAATCTTCGAGGGCTCTATGAGTATCTGGACCGGAAGTGCCATCTATAGAAAGGCCTTTCTCAGTAAGAATCATCTACAATTTGTGCCTGGCGCCAAAAATGGCCAAGATAGGGAATTCATCTGGAAAGCTGTTCTCAAGGCAAAGCGAATTGTTGGTACAGAAAGAATCTTGAGTAATTATGTTATCAGAAATAATTCTTTGGTTAAGAACAAAGATATATCGAAAGCACATACCCTTGGCTGTATACGGAGAATTGGAAAATACCTACGAAGTAATACCAGAAACGAAAGAATCTTGTCGATATTTGAGAAACGAATAGTGCCAAGAGACTATACGGCTCTCGTGTATTTCTTTGCTATTCGCGGCTTCGATAAGAGGAAACTTCTTGAAATAGCGAGAAATTCCGGATATCGGTCCCAACTCAAAAGAATTCGCCTTAGATATGCTAAGTTGTCTGAGTATCTAGCTACTCGAGCTTTGCTTCTTGCTCCAAGAGCTACGATTTTGCTCTTCCGCGTAGTCGGGAGACGCTTGAGAAAAGATTTGTTGGACTAA